A DNA window from Methylocystis heyeri contains the following coding sequences:
- a CDS encoding FAD-dependent oxidoreductase codes for MRIEILGAGVAGLTAAFELARQGAERGVEIELVETRPQAGMGCSRFAGGMIAPWCELETAEPIVAELGAEAIDFWADLGLATIRGSLVVAPPREPAELRDFSRRTRNFEALDAAGLARLEPDLEGRFESALYFPTEAHLDPRAAMAALGERLAHLANVTLRFGAEPRGGADWTIDCRGFSARDQLARLRGVKGEMLVLRSEELKLSRPVRMLHPRRPVYVVPRGNGIFMIGATMIENEEAARVTARSVVELVNSAFAIHPAFAEAEIVEMGSDVRPAYPDNLPRLTRRGRALYINGLYRHGFLLAPALARRAARVVLEDAWFPEVCDADSD; via the coding sequence ATGCGCATTGAAATTTTGGGCGCAGGCGTCGCCGGCCTGACCGCCGCCTTCGAGCTTGCGCGCCAGGGCGCCGAACGCGGCGTCGAGATCGAGCTGGTCGAGACCCGGCCTCAGGCCGGCATGGGATGTTCGCGCTTCGCCGGCGGCATGATCGCTCCCTGGTGCGAGCTGGAGACGGCCGAGCCCATCGTGGCCGAACTCGGCGCGGAAGCGATCGACTTCTGGGCGGACCTCGGCCTTGCGACGATCCGCGGCAGCCTCGTCGTCGCCCCGCCCCGCGAGCCCGCCGAGCTGCGGGATTTTTCGCGGCGCACCAGAAACTTCGAGGCGCTCGACGCCGCCGGCCTCGCGCGGCTGGAGCCGGACCTCGAAGGACGATTCGAGAGCGCGCTCTATTTTCCGACAGAGGCGCATCTCGATCCGCGAGCGGCCATGGCCGCGCTCGGCGAACGGCTGGCGCATCTGGCCAACGTAACCTTGCGCTTCGGCGCCGAGCCGCGCGGCGGAGCGGACTGGACCATCGACTGCCGGGGCTTTTCCGCCCGGGACCAGCTCGCCCGGCTGCGGGGCGTCAAGGGCGAGATGCTGGTGCTGCGCAGCGAGGAGCTGAAACTCTCTCGCCCGGTGCGCATGCTCCATCCGCGCCGGCCGGTCTATGTCGTTCCGCGCGGAAACGGAATCTTCATGATCGGCGCGACGATGATCGAAAACGAGGAGGCCGCGCGCGTCACGGCAAGATCGGTGGTCGAGCTGGTGAATTCCGCTTTCGCCATTCACCCGGCCTTCGCCGAAGCCGAAATCGTCGAAATGGGCTCGGACGTGCGGCCCGCTTATCCCGACAATCTCCCGCGTCTTACGCGGCGGGGCCGCGCTCTCTATATCAACGGACTCTATCGCCACGGCTTTTTGCTCGCGCCGGCGCTCGCGCGCCGCGCCGCCCGGGTGGTTCTCGAAGACGCATGGTTTCCGGAGGTCTGCGATGCAGATTCGGATTAA
- the thiS gene encoding sulfur carrier protein ThiS, whose protein sequence is MQIRINGEEREVAAATLEELLAELGYGDQLVGTALNLDFVRAKDRADARLKQGDAVEILAPKQGG, encoded by the coding sequence ATGCAGATTCGGATTAACGGCGAAGAGCGCGAGGTCGCCGCCGCCACGCTCGAAGAGCTGCTGGCCGAACTCGGCTATGGGGATCAGCTGGTCGGCACGGCCCTCAATCTGGACTTCGTGCGCGCGAAAGACCGCGCCGATGCCCGGCTGAAGCAAGGCGACGCAGTGGAAATTCTCGCTCCGAAACAGGGAGGCTGA
- a CDS encoding thiazole synthase, translating into MDDPLTLYGEKFASRLLLGTARYPSPAILADSIKASGAEIVTISLRREAGGSRAGRSFWDLVRESGAKVLPNTAGCRTAKEAITTAQMAREVFGCDWIKLEVIGDEDTLQPDPFGLVEAARSLSAEGFRVFPYMTEDLVLAEKLLGAGCRVLMPWAAPIGSGRGLNNPYGLRALRARFPEAPLIVDAGIGAPSHAAAAMELGYDAILLNTAVARAGDPATMARAFALSIEAGRAAWLAEPMTPRDLAEPSTPLIGRAFDEGAA; encoded by the coding sequence TTGGACGATCCGCTGACCCTCTATGGTGAAAAATTCGCCTCGCGGCTGCTGCTCGGCACGGCGCGCTACCCTTCCCCGGCGATTCTCGCCGATTCGATCAAGGCCTCGGGAGCCGAGATAGTGACCATTTCCCTGCGCCGCGAGGCGGGCGGCTCGCGCGCGGGCCGAAGCTTTTGGGACCTCGTCCGCGAGTCGGGCGCGAAGGTCCTGCCGAACACCGCCGGTTGCCGCACCGCCAAAGAGGCGATCACCACGGCGCAGATGGCGCGCGAGGTTTTCGGCTGCGACTGGATCAAGCTCGAGGTCATCGGCGACGAGGACACGCTTCAGCCCGATCCCTTCGGGCTGGTGGAAGCGGCCCGCAGTCTTTCCGCCGAGGGCTTTCGGGTCTTTCCCTATATGACCGAAGACCTCGTCCTCGCGGAAAAGCTGCTCGGCGCCGGCTGCCGGGTGCTGATGCCCTGGGCGGCCCCGATAGGCTCCGGGCGCGGGCTCAACAACCCTTACGGCCTGCGCGCTTTGAGAGCCCGCTTTCCCGAGGCCCCCCTGATCGTCGACGCGGGGATCGGCGCGCCCTCCCACGCCGCGGCCGCGATGGAGCTGGGCTACGACGCCATTTTGCTCAACACGGCGGTCGCACGGGCCGGCGATCCGGCGACGATGGCCCGCGCCTTTGCGCTTTCAATCGAAGCGGGACGCGCGGCCTGGCTCGCCGAACCGATGACCCCGCGCGATCTCGCCGAGCCCTCGACGCCGCTCATCGGCCGCGCCTTCGACGAGGGCGCGGCGTGA
- a CDS encoding thiamine phosphate synthase, which yields MTLDPFYLIVDDASWLERLLPVGVKLVQLRVKDRPESEIRAQIRAARGHCERYGAQLIVNDYWRLAIEERCDFVHLGQEDLGGADLSALRENRVRLGVSTHDQAELDLALALSPDYIALGPIYPTLLKQMKFGPQGLDRLGEWRRRCGATPLVAIGGLTPERARLCLAAGADSACVVTDILRNADPEARTREWLQATADRRG from the coding sequence GTGACGCTCGACCCCTTCTACCTCATCGTCGACGACGCCTCCTGGCTCGAGCGCCTGCTGCCCGTCGGCGTGAAGCTCGTGCAACTGCGCGTCAAGGATCGCCCGGAAAGCGAGATTCGGGCGCAGATCCGCGCGGCGCGCGGCCATTGCGAGCGATACGGCGCGCAGCTCATCGTCAACGACTATTGGCGCCTCGCCATCGAGGAGCGATGCGACTTCGTTCATCTCGGACAGGAAGACTTGGGCGGCGCCGATCTTTCCGCTCTGCGCGAAAACCGAGTGCGGCTGGGCGTTTCAACCCATGACCAGGCCGAACTCGATCTGGCGCTGGCGCTTTCGCCCGATTACATCGCCCTCGGGCCCATTTACCCGACTCTGCTCAAGCAAATGAAGTTTGGGCCGCAGGGGCTCGATCGTCTCGGCGAATGGCGGCGGCGCTGCGGCGCGACGCCGCTGGTCGCGATCGGCGGGCTGACGCCGGAACGCGCCCGCCTTTGCCTCGCCGCCGGCGCGGACAGCGCCTGCGTCGTGACCGACATCCTGCGCAACGCCGACCCGGAGGCCCGGACGCGGGAATGGCTACAGGCCACGGCCGACCGGCGCGGCTAA
- the fabA gene encoding 3-hydroxyacyl-[acyl-carrier-protein] dehydratase FabA produces the protein MSERRSSFGYEDLLACGREELFGPGNAQLPLPPMLMFDRITEIFEDGGEHGKGYMRAELDIKPSLWFFDCHFKGNPVMPGCLGVDALWQMVGFYLAWLGNPGRGMALGVGEVKFTGQVRPTVKTVAYGIDFKRVFKGKLVLGIADGWVAADGVRIYEAKDLRVGLAKEAAPAQ, from the coding sequence ATGAGCGAACGGCGCTCGTCTTTTGGCTATGAAGATCTGCTGGCCTGCGGCCGCGAGGAGCTGTTCGGCCCTGGCAACGCCCAGCTTCCGTTGCCGCCCATGCTCATGTTCGATCGCATCACCGAAATATTCGAAGACGGCGGCGAACACGGCAAGGGCTATATGCGGGCCGAACTGGACATCAAGCCTAGCCTGTGGTTCTTCGATTGCCACTTCAAGGGCAATCCCGTCATGCCCGGCTGCCTCGGGGTCGACGCGCTGTGGCAGATGGTCGGCTTCTACCTCGCCTGGCTGGGCAATCCCGGACGCGGCATGGCGCTCGGCGTCGGCGAAGTGAAGTTCACCGGCCAGGTCCGCCCGACCGTGAAGACCGTCGCCTACGGCATCGATTTCAAGCGCGTCTTCAAGGGCAAGCTCGTGCTCGGCATCGCCGACGGCTGGGTGGCGGCGGACGGCGTCCGCATCTACGAGGCCAAGGATCTGCGCGTGGGCCTCGCCAAAGAGGCCGCTCCGGCGCAATAA
- the fabB gene encoding beta-ketoacyl-ACP synthase I: MRRVVVTGMGIVSSIGDNVEEVTASLRAARSGIVRAEKYAELGFRSQVHGMPRLDASKVVDRRAMRFHAAGTAWNHVAMEQAIADSGLGEDEVSNERTGIVMGSGGPSAKVIVDSADLTRTKGPKRVGPFAVPKTMSSTASATLAVWFKIKGVNYSISSACATSNHCIGNAFEQIQWGKQDIMFAGGCEELEWELSVLFDAMGAMSSSYNDTPATASRAYDKNRDGFVIAGGAGVLVLEEYERAKARGAKIYAEIAGYGATSDGYDMVAPSGEGAVRCMRQALATVKTPIDYINPHATSTPVGDIKEIEALREVFGAGEKCPPISATKSLTGHSLGATGVQEAIYSLIMMRDGFICESANIEELDPDFADMPILRERRDNVSLRAVLSNSFGFGGTNATLVFKHPDA; the protein is encoded by the coding sequence ATGAGACGAGTCGTCGTCACCGGTATGGGAATCGTGTCGTCCATCGGCGACAATGTCGAGGAGGTGACCGCCTCCCTGCGCGCCGCCAGATCGGGCATCGTCCGCGCCGAAAAATATGCCGAACTCGGATTTCGCTCGCAGGTTCACGGCATGCCCAGGCTCGACGCCAGCAAGGTGGTCGACCGCAGGGCGATGCGCTTCCATGCCGCCGGCACCGCCTGGAACCATGTCGCCATGGAACAGGCGATCGCCGATTCGGGCCTCGGCGAAGACGAGGTCTCCAACGAGCGCACCGGCATCGTGATGGGTTCGGGCGGCCCGTCGGCCAAGGTGATCGTCGACTCGGCCGACCTCACCCGCACCAAGGGACCCAAGCGCGTCGGTCCTTTCGCAGTGCCGAAGACGATGTCCTCGACCGCCTCGGCGACGCTCGCCGTGTGGTTCAAGATCAAGGGCGTCAATTATTCGATCTCCTCGGCCTGCGCGACCTCGAACCACTGCATCGGCAACGCTTTCGAGCAGATCCAGTGGGGCAAGCAGGACATCATGTTCGCCGGCGGCTGCGAGGAGCTCGAATGGGAGCTTTCGGTGCTCTTCGACGCCATGGGCGCAATGTCCTCCTCCTATAACGATACGCCCGCCACCGCCTCGCGCGCCTATGACAAGAACCGCGACGGCTTCGTGATCGCCGGCGGCGCCGGCGTGCTGGTGCTGGAGGAATATGAACGCGCCAAGGCGCGCGGCGCGAAAATCTACGCCGAGATCGCCGGCTATGGCGCGACCTCCGACGGCTACGACATGGTGGCCCCCTCGGGCGAGGGCGCGGTGCGCTGCATGCGTCAGGCGCTCGCGACCGTGAAGACCCCGATCGACTACATCAACCCCCATGCGACCTCGACCCCGGTCGGAGACATCAAGGAAATCGAAGCCCTTCGCGAAGTGTTCGGGGCGGGGGAAAAATGCCCTCCGATCTCCGCCACCAAATCGCTGACCGGCCACTCGCTCGGCGCGACCGGCGTTCAGGAAGCGATCTATTCGCTGATCATGATGCGGGACGGCTTCATCTGCGAAAGCGCCAATATCGAAGAACTCGATCCGGACTTCGCCGACATGCCGATCCTGCGGGAGCGGCGGGACAATGTGTCTCTTCGCGCCGTGCTCTCCAATTCTTTCGGATTTGGCGGCACCAACGCGACGCTGGTTTTCAAGCACCCCGACGCCTGA
- the fabI gene encoding enoyl-ACP reductase FabI, whose protein sequence is MTVAKGLMQGKRGLVMGVANDHSIAYGIARKLAEHGAELAFTYQGDTLLKRVAPLAGELGSNLVIPCDVEDLSTVDAVFARLEKEWGELDFLVHSIAYSDKSELKGLYADTSRENFIRTMVISCFSFTETAKRAAAMMKGSGSMLTVSFAGGSHVMPNYNVMGVAKAALESSVRYLAADYGARGVRVNAISPGPVRTMAGAGITGARAMGAFQKSHCPLRRFITLDEIGGSALYLLSELSGGVTGEVHLIDAGYNIMLQPRPEDLSGDPGNAL, encoded by the coding sequence ATGACGGTTGCCAAGGGTTTGATGCAGGGCAAGCGCGGCCTCGTCATGGGCGTCGCCAACGACCATTCGATCGCCTATGGAATTGCTCGGAAACTGGCCGAGCATGGCGCTGAACTCGCTTTCACCTATCAGGGCGACACGCTGTTGAAGCGTGTCGCGCCGCTCGCCGGGGAACTGGGTTCGAATCTCGTCATCCCCTGCGACGTCGAGGATCTTTCCACCGTGGACGCGGTTTTCGCGCGCCTGGAGAAAGAATGGGGCGAACTCGATTTTCTGGTTCACTCGATCGCCTATTCCGACAAGAGCGAACTCAAGGGCCTCTACGCGGACACCAGCCGCGAGAACTTCATCCGCACCATGGTGATCTCCTGCTTTTCCTTCACCGAGACGGCGAAACGCGCCGCCGCGATGATGAAGGGCTCGGGCTCCATGCTGACGGTGAGCTTCGCCGGCGGCTCCCATGTAATGCCCAATTACAATGTCATGGGCGTGGCCAAGGCGGCGCTCGAATCCTCCGTGCGCTATCTCGCCGCCGATTACGGCGCGCGCGGCGTTCGGGTGAACGCGATTTCTCCCGGCCCGGTTCGCACCATGGCGGGAGCCGGCATCACCGGCGCCCGCGCGATGGGCGCGTTCCAGAAGTCGCACTGCCCCCTGCGCCGTTTCATCACGCTCGACGAAATCGGCGGCTCGGCGCTCTATCTGCTTTCAGAGCTTTCGGGCGGCGTGACCGGAGAAGTCCACCTCATCGACGCCGGCTACAACATCATGCTGCAGCCGCGCCCCGAGGATCTAAGCGGCGACCCCGGCAACGCGCTTTGA
- the rsmA gene encoding 16S rRNA (adenine(1518)-N(6)/adenine(1519)-N(6))-dimethyltransferase RsmA codes for MIDDLPPLREVVARHGLDARKSLGQNFLFDLNLTGRIARAAGPLEDVTVVEVGPGPGGLTRALLAGGAARVIAVERDSRCAPALAEIAERYPGRLTVIEGDALELDPAELVRVHGAGGPARICANLPYNVATALLVKWLEAEPWPSVFDRYVLMFQREVAERIVATPAQRADYGRLGVLCGWRTRARILFDVSPAAFTPPPKVVSSVVELTPNPEPPPCDRQALSKVAQAAFGQRRKMLRQSLKGLGVKPELLLASAGIVETLRAEEVDVAGFVALARALRELTVRPD; via the coding sequence ATGATCGACGATCTCCCGCCACTGCGCGAAGTCGTCGCGCGCCACGGATTGGACGCCCGCAAGTCGCTCGGGCAGAATTTCCTGTTCGACCTCAATCTGACCGGTCGCATCGCCAGAGCCGCGGGGCCCCTGGAAGACGTCACGGTCGTGGAGGTCGGTCCCGGTCCCGGCGGCTTGACCCGCGCCCTGCTCGCGGGCGGCGCGGCCAGGGTGATCGCCGTCGAGCGCGACTCCCGATGCGCGCCGGCGCTCGCGGAGATCGCCGAGCGCTATCCGGGACGCCTCACCGTGATCGAGGGGGACGCGCTCGAGCTCGATCCCGCCGAGCTGGTCCGCGTCCATGGAGCGGGCGGCCCAGCGCGGATTTGCGCCAATCTTCCCTACAATGTCGCGACCGCGCTGTTGGTGAAATGGCTGGAGGCCGAGCCCTGGCCAAGCGTCTTCGACCGTTATGTGCTGATGTTCCAGCGCGAGGTTGCCGAGCGCATCGTGGCGACGCCGGCGCAACGGGCGGATTACGGAAGGCTCGGCGTGCTGTGCGGATGGCGGACGCGAGCGCGGATTTTATTCGACGTCTCGCCCGCGGCCTTCACCCCGCCGCCAAAGGTCGTTTCATCCGTGGTGGAATTGACGCCCAATCCGGAGCCGCCGCCCTGCGACCGCCAAGCCTTGTCGAAGGTCGCCCAGGCCGCTTTCGGCCAGCGCCGCAAAATGCTGCGCCAGAGCCTCAAGGGCCTCGGCGTGAAGCCGGAACTTCTGCTGGCGAGCGCAGGGATCGTAGAGACCCTGCGCGCCGAAGAGGTCGACGTCGCCGGCTTCGTCGCCCTGGCCCGAGCGCTTCGGGAGCTTACGGTTCGCCCTGACTGA
- the pdxA gene encoding 4-hydroxythreonine-4-phosphate dehydrogenase PdxA, with amino-acid sequence MTSHAALPLALTQGDPSGIGPEIALKAYSRRREENLAPFFVVGDPGLFERLARALGLEIAVEEAIPQRAGEIFPTALPVVPLGLNVSGQPGRPDPGDAASTIRSIERAVELVASGEARGVVTNPIAKHVLYHAGFKHPGHTEFLGELSQRCFGRAATPVMMIWARELAVVPVTIHVALARVPELLTRELLVETGRVVARDLAARFGLPRPRLAFSGLNPHAGEGGSMGCEEIDVISPAIEILRAEGIDASGPHPADTMFHEKARRNYDVALCPTHDQALIPIKTLAFDRGVNVTLGLPFVRTSPDHGTAFDIAGRGIADPSSLIEAIRLADRISA; translated from the coding sequence ATGACCAGCCACGCCGCGCTTCCTCTCGCTCTCACGCAGGGCGATCCTTCCGGCATCGGGCCCGAGATCGCCCTAAAAGCCTATTCGCGACGGCGCGAGGAGAATCTCGCGCCCTTCTTCGTCGTCGGGGATCCCGGGCTGTTCGAGCGGCTCGCGCGCGCGCTCGGACTTGAAATCGCTGTCGAAGAAGCGATCCCGCAACGGGCCGGCGAGATTTTTCCGACCGCGCTCCCGGTCGTTCCATTGGGCTTGAACGTAAGCGGCCAGCCGGGGCGGCCCGACCCTGGCGACGCGGCCTCCACGATCCGCTCGATCGAACGCGCCGTGGAGCTTGTGGCCTCCGGCGAAGCCCGCGGCGTCGTCACCAATCCGATCGCCAAGCATGTGCTCTATCATGCCGGCTTCAAGCATCCCGGACACACTGAATTTCTGGGCGAGCTTTCGCAGCGATGCTTCGGCCGCGCCGCGACTCCGGTGATGATGATATGGGCGCGTGAACTCGCCGTCGTGCCGGTGACGATCCATGTCGCCCTGGCGAGGGTCCCGGAGCTTCTGACGCGGGAATTGCTCGTTGAGACCGGCCGCGTCGTGGCGCGCGACCTCGCGGCGAGATTTGGCCTGCCGCGCCCACGCCTCGCCTTTTCGGGATTAAATCCCCATGCAGGCGAAGGCGGCTCGATGGGGTGCGAGGAAATTGACGTGATTTCTCCCGCGATCGAAATCTTGCGCGCGGAGGGAATCGACGCGTCCGGCCCTCATCCGGCCGATACGATGTTTCATGAAAAGGCGCGCAGAAACTATGATGTGGCCCTTTGCCCGACCCATGATCAGGCTCTCATCCCGATCAAGACGCTCGCCTTCGATCGCGGGGTCAATGTCACGCTCGGCCTGCCCTTTGTGCGCACTTCTCCCGATCACGGAACCGCCTTCGATATCGCCGGCAGGGGAATAGCCGATCCTTCCAGCCTGATCGAAGCGATCAGGCTCGCGGATCGCATCTCGGCATGA